The following coding sequences are from one Treponema parvum window:
- a CDS encoding sugar ABC transporter ATP-binding protein, which produces MSEFILEMKNINKSFFGVQVLYDVSLDVLAGEVHVLAGENGAGKSTLMRVLSGACRCESGNIKVDGKLVHEMTPREALQMGISVIYQEFNLIPFLPIYENIFLGKELVQGMRINKKDEITQAAKYLEKVGCNLDPRTIVNDISVAQKQLIEIAKALSNDVKILVLDEPTASISDKETQLLFSIIRELKKKHIGIIYISHRMSEFYEIGDRCTIMRDGKSIKTVFLKDTTEQDITKMMVGRDVDFIHEPNNRVEYKSPPILQVKNLNYKKTVKNVSFDLYKGEILGFSGLVGAGRTEVAKSLIGAYRKDSGTVLFKGKPVSNNLGINIREGLVYLSEDRKDEGLILIHDLVNNISLPNLRQIANPFINKQLMVHNAKDYIKELNIKSTSCYQETCTLSGGNQQKAVIAKWLYSQANVYIFDEPTRGIDVGARDEIYRIMYSLLDIGASIILISSDLVEIKKMCDRIVVMREGCITQVLVNKDTLTQEEIIKCAL; this is translated from the coding sequence ATGAGCGAATTTATTCTTGAAATGAAAAATATAAATAAAAGTTTCTTCGGCGTACAAGTACTTTATGATGTTTCTCTTGATGTCCTTGCCGGTGAAGTACATGTGCTTGCCGGTGAAAACGGAGCCGGAAAATCGACATTGATGAGGGTGCTTTCAGGTGCTTGTCGCTGCGAAAGCGGAAATATTAAAGTGGACGGTAAATTAGTACATGAAATGACCCCTCGTGAAGCTTTACAGATGGGAATAAGCGTTATTTATCAGGAATTCAATTTGATTCCTTTTTTACCGATTTACGAGAATATTTTTTTGGGAAAAGAACTTGTACAGGGAATGCGAATAAATAAAAAAGATGAAATAACGCAGGCCGCAAAATATCTGGAAAAGGTCGGATGCAATCTTGATCCACGAACCATAGTCAATGATATAAGTGTTGCACAAAAACAATTAATTGAAATTGCAAAAGCGCTTTCTAATGATGTAAAAATACTTGTGTTGGACGAACCGACGGCTTCCATATCGGATAAAGAAACGCAGCTATTATTTTCTATTATTAGAGAACTGAAAAAGAAACATATAGGTATTATATATATCTCGCATAGAATGTCCGAATTTTACGAAATAGGGGATCGATGTACTATTATGCGGGACGGTAAAAGTATAAAAACGGTTTTCTTAAAAGATACTACTGAACAAGATATTACGAAAATGATGGTGGGTAGAGATGTTGATTTTATTCATGAGCCGAACAATAGGGTTGAATACAAATCACCGCCCATACTTCAGGTAAAGAATTTAAACTATAAGAAAACGGTAAAAAACGTTTCTTTTGATTTATATAAAGGCGAAATCCTTGGGTTTTCAGGATTGGTCGGAGCAGGGAGAACGGAAGTAGCTAAAAGCCTTATCGGCGCCTATAGAAAAGATAGCGGTACTGTTTTATTTAAGGGAAAACCGGTGAGTAACAATCTTGGAATAAATATCAGAGAGGGGCTTGTTTATCTTAGTGAGGATAGAAAAGACGAAGGACTAATATTAATACATGATTTGGTTAATAATATCTCTTTGCCCAATCTAAGACAGATAGCGAATCCTTTTATTAATAAACAGTTGATGGTACACAATGCAAAGGACTATATAAAAGAATTAAATATAAAATCCACATCCTGTTATCAAGAAACATGCACGCTTTCAGGCGGTAATCAACAAAAAGCCGTTATAGCAAAATGGTTATATTCTCAAGCAAACGTTTACATATTTGATGAACCTACAAGAGGAATCGATGTGGGCGCGCGTGATGAAATTTACCGCATAATGTATTCCCTGCTTGATATAGGAGCGTCGATTATTCTTATTTCTTCCGATCTCGTCGAGATAAAAAAAATGTGTGACCGTATTGTAGTCATGCGTGAAGGTTGTATTACCCAAGTATTAGTTAATAAAGATACTCTCACTCAAGAAGAGATTATAAAGTGTGCGCTATAA
- a CDS encoding ABC transporter permease encodes MEYVEKKKVNIASISLYLGIVLVFVVFEMVCILCGKKFITINNIFNIITQSSITSIIAIGASLVIITGGIDLSVGSIVGFVGILGGLLIKNQTPLFASVLLCIIAGALLGLANGILVSYGKVPSFIVTLGTMQAVRGLALLINGGQPVSAFPPGLEKIMCTKLFSAIPIAIVYVLISYALMVFVMGSTRFGRYVYAFGGNKNAARLSGVATKRIELFVYILCGIFAAIGGVMLLSRLTYADPNAGSGYEMNAIAATVIGGISLSGGRGKLINTLIGAILLSTLTSGLQILNVATYYQSIVVGVVIVAAVFADKQKERKSE; translated from the coding sequence ATGGAATATGTTGAGAAAAAGAAAGTGAATATTGCTTCTATCTCTTTATATTTAGGTATTGTGTTGGTTTTTGTTGTTTTTGAAATGGTTTGTATTCTCTGCGGTAAAAAATTTATAACTATAAATAATATATTCAATATTATTACGCAGTCGAGTATTACATCGATCATTGCAATAGGCGCTTCGTTAGTAATTATAACAGGCGGCATAGATTTAAGCGTCGGTTCCATTGTTGGTTTTGTCGGTATCCTTGGAGGATTGTTGATCAAAAATCAAACTCCTCTTTTTGCTTCGGTATTATTATGTATCATAGCCGGTGCTCTTTTAGGATTAGCTAACGGAATCCTTGTTAGTTACGGAAAAGTACCGTCATTTATTGTTACTTTGGGAACGATGCAGGCTGTACGGGGGCTTGCGCTTCTGATAAACGGAGGACAACCGGTTTCGGCATTTCCTCCCGGGCTGGAAAAAATAATGTGTACAAAATTATTTTCCGCTATTCCTATCGCGATAGTTTACGTATTGATTTCTTATGCGTTGATGGTTTTTGTAATGGGATCAACGCGTTTCGGTAGATATGTGTATGCGTTCGGAGGTAATAAGAACGCCGCAAGACTTTCAGGAGTTGCTACAAAACGGATAGAACTTTTTGTTTATATATTGTGCGGTATTTTTGCCGCTATCGGCGGGGTTATGTTGCTTTCGCGTTTGACGTATGCGGATCCTAATGCCGGTTCCGGATATGAAATGAATGCGATTGCAGCAACGGTTATAGGCGGAATATCTTTATCGGGGGGAAGAGGAAAACTTATTAATACTCTAATCGGCGCAATCTTATTAAGTACGTTGACAAGCGGATTACAGATATTAAACGTTGCAACGTATTATCAATCGATTGTTGTAGGTGTCGTTATCGTCGCTGCCGTATTTGCGGATAAGCAAAAAGAACGGAAAAGCGAATAG
- a CDS encoding sugar ABC transporter substrate-binding protein produces MKKVFFIVGLMLSVSMFGIFASGSSDSRSNKSTGKYAGKTIGFVGMTMNNEYHITLAKGAIAESKKLGIKVDVQAGKQHSSADEQLAIIENMIANGVNGILLVPSSSEGLEAALRQCKEKNIPIINLDTKLTTEVVKKVGINVPFYGTNNYEGAKLAGEYVAANFPRDTKTAILKGIEGQTNNADRYNGFVDGAKGTIKIVAEQNANWEVDQGYVAAQNIISANPDVKLFFCENDNMGIGALRAIKDAGMQGKIKIMGFDAVSEALNLVDSGDFVSTVAQLPAEMGRYGVINMCKIFDGEKAEQYIDTGTKLILQKDVAAFKEYLAQFK; encoded by the coding sequence ATGAAGAAAGTTTTTTTCATTGTAGGATTGATGCTCTCGGTGTCAATGTTTGGAATTTTCGCGTCAGGTTCATCGGATAGTCGTAGCAACAAGTCGACGGGAAAATATGCCGGTAAAACCATAGGGTTTGTCGGTATGACGATGAATAACGAGTATCATATTACATTAGCTAAAGGAGCTATAGCTGAAAGTAAAAAGTTGGGTATCAAAGTTGATGTACAGGCCGGAAAGCAGCATTCCAGCGCAGATGAGCAGTTGGCGATTATAGAAAACATGATTGCCAATGGCGTAAACGGCATCTTGCTTGTGCCCAGTTCATCTGAGGGGCTTGAAGCGGCTCTGCGTCAATGCAAAGAAAAGAATATTCCAATAATCAATTTGGATACTAAACTTACGACTGAAGTTGTAAAAAAAGTAGGTATTAACGTTCCGTTTTATGGTACGAATAACTACGAAGGCGCTAAGTTAGCGGGCGAATATGTAGCCGCAAATTTCCCACGGGATACAAAAACGGCTATTCTTAAAGGTATAGAAGGGCAGACAAATAATGCGGATCGTTATAACGGTTTTGTTGACGGTGCAAAAGGCACTATAAAGATCGTTGCCGAACAAAATGCAAACTGGGAAGTCGACCAAGGATATGTTGCCGCTCAAAATATTATCAGCGCCAATCCTGATGTAAAACTTTTTTTCTGTGAAAATGACAATATGGGAATAGGGGCTTTACGTGCGATAAAAGACGCCGGCATGCAGGGAAAGATAAAAATTATGGGCTTTGATGCAGTAAGTGAAGCTTTAAATCTTGTTGATAGCGGAGATTTCGTTTCCACAGTTGCACAATTACCTGCAGAAATGGGACGATACGGCGTTATTAATATGTGCAAGATATTTGATGGCGAAAAAGCCGAGCAGTATATCGATACCGGTACTAAATTAATTCTTCAGAAAGATGTTGCCGCTTTTAAAGAATATTTAGCGCAGTTTAAATAA
- a CDS encoding class II aldolase/adducin family protein gives MEYKDIIVAAGLKMLHSGLTIETWGNISIRAPDTGLVYLTPSAMPYDTIKPEDVVVCDITGQIIEGHRKPTIEKELHLAVYRARQEVNAIIHTHPLYSMIYACQGKTIPLFTDEAAQSLGDECTCATYELPGTDALAQACAKALGEKANSCLLHSHGAVCVGETLDAAFRVCTVLEVTANIYYMIEATGGKPKLISREKILAMQDFVKNHYGQNK, from the coding sequence ATGGAATATAAGGATATTATCGTTGCGGCAGGATTAAAAATGCTTCATTCGGGACTTACAATTGAAACTTGGGGAAATATCAGTATACGAGCGCCTGATACTGGTTTAGTATATTTAACGCCAAGTGCAATGCCCTATGATACTATAAAACCTGAAGATGTTGTGGTCTGTGATATTACGGGTCAAATAATTGAAGGGCATCGTAAACCGACTATTGAAAAAGAGCTACACTTGGCTGTGTATCGTGCCCGTCAGGAAGTGAATGCCATTATCCATACACATCCTCTCTATTCCATGATCTACGCCTGTCAAGGAAAAACTATTCCATTGTTTACGGATGAAGCAGCGCAAAGTCTTGGAGACGAATGTACATGTGCAACATATGAATTGCCGGGTACCGATGCTTTGGCACAGGCGTGTGCTAAAGCCCTCGGTGAAAAGGCTAATTCATGTTTATTGCATTCTCACGGTGCGGTTTGTGTAGGGGAAACCCTTGATGCCGCATTCAGAGTGTGTACGGTACTTGAAGTTACTGCTAACATATACTATATGATTGAAGCAACCGGCGGTAAACCGAAGTTGATTTCTCGCGAAAAAATACTTGCCATGCAAGATTTTGTTAAAAATCATTACGGACAAAATAAATAG
- a CDS encoding zinc ribbon domain-containing protein — translation MKGKEAKFFCENCGAEVPQEAKFCRTCGRFFTSVRCPACGFIGMANVFTNGCPKCGYADSRLRFKEVNFRSKDKKRGDSPLPVWIYLFVIAGLIGIIGTVVYLYTT, via the coding sequence ATGAAAGGAAAAGAAGCTAAATTTTTTTGTGAAAATTGCGGGGCGGAAGTTCCGCAGGAAGCAAAGTTTTGCAGAACATGCGGCAGATTTTTTACGTCGGTAAGGTGTCCCGCGTGCGGTTTTATCGGCATGGCAAACGTGTTTACAAACGGATGTCCCAAATGCGGATATGCGGATTCTAGGCTGCGGTTCAAAGAAGTTAATTTTCGATCAAAAGACAAAAAAAGAGGGGACAGTCCCCTGCCCGTCTGGATCTACTTATTTGTCATAGCCGGATTGATAGGGATTATCGGCACGGTCGTATATCTGTATACTACATAA
- the mfd gene encoding transcription-repair coupling factor: MNTLLSSYVFPQLEKWTCLKDAITRSQADDQIFPVEIEGLHGAANTFFTAEYIAEKQKKLLNGLQYTTTGRYSQGSALKGAQSFSLKRASLDTLIIVPNEKDVEDVCVDLSAAFTNAQILKLPWWGNAAYRPTARGSIVFGERAGVLCKLSCSKPYTNISCAPRIFVASLRSFLTPVPPPEYIRSLLQHIRVKQQIDTISLSEKLIASGYIRVPKVTVHGEFTLRGEVLDIFLPGEENPYRILFDFDKIEKIKIFDSDTQATVGSVEDLIIYPMKEVLWTDELVNILSEKLNDKKELKASLENDPETDSETVCEIDLPFTDEAKKAGEKLLEELYACHESEGEELFYPVLWDKKYCITDYLSETSEVFFYDYDRLSNSQESIDREYMGMYKKARLNFPVLLPDQIMFKFSDAVCFHKKNIFYRTLLTAHSIDNDTFIRVECEPSQTYFGNINYLKEQIGAAQKDGWRIFIYTDNKNQLLRINEILKEFTKDVDVNDKGGNLCSAEDFFPVVLIPHAISEGFSVPEIKLKVIQENEIFGRRKHAPKSLHKAKSAVIDSFVELNPGDYIVHVNYGIGIFKGIERVRSFGNERDYIKIEYAGEEFAFVPIEQVNLVQRYIGNEGSPPKIDTIGSKNWENRKNRVKKAVEDLAQRLIDLYSRRKIAKGFPFPKDTEWQTAFEAAFPYEDTPDQITVTSEVKADMERPVPMDRLICGDVGYGKTEIAMRAAFKAVMGGKQVAFLAPTTILAEQHYETCTERFDNFPVKISHLSRFVAHSEQKKILEKLANGEIDILIGTHRIIQKDIVFKNLGLMIVDEEQRFGVKDKERLKLLKNNVDSLSMSATPIPRTLHMSLLKIRDMSLLTTPPQNRQPIETVIAEYADENVAEAIRREVERGGQVFYLHNRVEDLADIKHKLEHLVPEMIIDTAHGQMPGEILDDIFRRFKMGGFHVLISTTIIENGIDIPNVNTIIIDRADMYGVSQLYQLRGRVGRSGRKAYAYLFYPQNKALSEIAMKRLQVISDFTELGSGFKIAMKDMEIRGAGNLLGQDQSGNVYSVGFDLYLRLLNEAVQRLTAQNYDEQPEVLMELEYTGFIPDSYVQNPQIKMEIYKKIASVQEKSELDNTYYELNDRFGPVPEEVNSLLSLAEIRIICKKLAISSIKEQRGVVQITLDQVSKISVDKVLRLINSSAGRVKLDPARPNIILLSTGKIGLKEKSEFLCEKLNQIV, translated from the coding sequence ATGAATACATTATTATCCAGTTACGTGTTTCCCCAACTTGAAAAATGGACATGCCTTAAAGACGCTATAACTAGATCGCAAGCGGACGATCAAATTTTTCCGGTAGAAATAGAAGGCCTTCACGGAGCGGCAAACACTTTTTTTACGGCCGAATATATAGCCGAAAAACAAAAAAAACTGCTCAACGGCTTACAGTATACTACAACGGGCCGCTATTCTCAAGGTTCCGCACTGAAAGGCGCTCAAAGCTTTTCACTGAAAAGAGCTTCGCTGGATACGTTAATCATTGTACCGAATGAAAAAGACGTTGAAGACGTGTGCGTCGATCTTTCAGCGGCATTTACGAACGCGCAAATACTTAAGCTTCCGTGGTGGGGCAACGCCGCTTACAGGCCTACTGCAAGAGGTTCGATAGTTTTCGGAGAAAGAGCCGGCGTACTTTGTAAGCTCTCATGCTCTAAGCCGTATACGAATATTTCGTGCGCTCCTCGCATATTTGTCGCTTCTTTGCGTTCATTTTTAACTCCCGTTCCTCCGCCTGAATACATAAGGTCTCTCTTGCAGCATATACGCGTAAAACAACAAATCGATACAATAAGTTTGTCTGAAAAACTTATCGCTTCCGGATATATACGCGTGCCTAAGGTTACCGTTCACGGAGAATTTACGCTTAGAGGAGAGGTTTTGGATATCTTTCTTCCCGGAGAAGAAAATCCTTATCGCATTCTTTTTGATTTTGACAAAATAGAAAAAATAAAGATCTTCGATTCCGACACGCAAGCGACAGTCGGATCGGTTGAAGATTTGATTATTTATCCTATGAAAGAAGTTTTATGGACGGATGAGCTTGTAAATATCCTTTCGGAAAAATTGAACGATAAAAAAGAACTTAAAGCAAGCCTTGAAAACGATCCTGAAACAGACAGTGAAACAGTATGCGAAATAGACCTTCCTTTTACGGATGAAGCGAAGAAAGCCGGAGAAAAACTGCTTGAAGAACTTTACGCCTGTCACGAAAGCGAAGGTGAAGAGCTTTTTTATCCTGTTTTATGGGATAAAAAATACTGCATTACCGATTATCTGTCCGAAACTTCCGAAGTGTTTTTTTACGATTACGACAGACTCAGCAATTCTCAGGAAAGCATTGACCGCGAATATATGGGAATGTACAAAAAGGCGAGACTGAATTTTCCCGTTCTTCTGCCGGATCAAATAATGTTCAAATTTTCGGATGCGGTTTGTTTTCATAAAAAAAATATTTTTTACAGAACTCTGCTTACGGCGCATTCGATCGATAATGATACTTTTATACGTGTGGAATGCGAACCGTCTCAGACGTATTTCGGAAATATCAACTATTTGAAAGAACAGATAGGGGCGGCGCAAAAAGACGGCTGGCGTATTTTTATTTATACGGACAATAAAAACCAGCTGCTTAGAATAAATGAAATTTTAAAAGAATTTACAAAAGACGTCGATGTCAACGACAAAGGCGGAAATTTATGTAGCGCGGAAGATTTTTTTCCCGTCGTATTGATCCCTCATGCCATTTCTGAAGGATTTTCAGTTCCTGAAATAAAACTTAAAGTCATTCAGGAAAATGAAATATTCGGACGGCGAAAACACGCTCCTAAATCCCTGCACAAAGCGAAAAGCGCAGTAATCGATTCGTTTGTTGAATTAAATCCCGGAGATTATATAGTCCACGTAAATTACGGCATAGGTATCTTTAAAGGTATAGAACGCGTACGCTCGTTCGGAAATGAACGCGACTATATAAAAATAGAGTATGCGGGAGAAGAATTTGCATTTGTTCCGATCGAACAGGTAAATCTTGTGCAACGCTACATAGGGAATGAAGGAAGTCCGCCTAAGATCGATACCATAGGAAGTAAAAACTGGGAAAACCGCAAGAACCGCGTAAAAAAAGCGGTAGAAGATTTGGCGCAAAGGCTTATAGATCTGTATTCAAGGCGAAAGATTGCAAAGGGCTTTCCGTTTCCCAAAGATACGGAATGGCAAACCGCCTTTGAAGCGGCTTTTCCCTATGAAGATACGCCCGATCAAATTACCGTTACAAGCGAAGTTAAGGCCGATATGGAGCGTCCCGTTCCGATGGACCGCCTAATATGCGGCGACGTGGGCTACGGAAAAACGGAAATAGCTATGCGCGCGGCGTTTAAAGCCGTCATGGGCGGAAAACAGGTGGCCTTTTTAGCCCCGACCACTATTCTTGCGGAACAACATTACGAAACTTGCACGGAACGTTTCGATAACTTTCCCGTAAAAATTTCACATCTGTCGCGTTTTGTAGCGCATTCCGAGCAGAAAAAAATACTTGAAAAACTTGCTAATGGCGAAATAGATATTCTCATAGGAACGCACCGTATAATTCAAAAAGATATTGTTTTTAAAAACCTGGGGCTTATGATAGTCGACGAAGAGCAGCGGTTCGGCGTCAAGGATAAGGAAAGACTTAAATTGTTAAAAAACAATGTGGATTCGCTTTCCATGTCCGCAACTCCGATTCCGAGAACCTTGCATATGAGCCTTCTGAAAATTCGAGACATGAGCCTTTTGACGACGCCTCCTCAAAACCGTCAGCCCATAGAGACTGTGATCGCCGAGTACGCCGATGAAAATGTCGCCGAAGCGATACGGCGTGAAGTTGAAAGAGGCGGGCAAGTGTTTTATCTTCATAACCGTGTCGAAGACCTTGCGGATATAAAGCATAAGCTTGAGCATCTTGTTCCCGAAATGATCATCGATACGGCGCACGGACAGATGCCCGGTGAAATCCTTGACGATATTTTCCGTCGATTTAAGATGGGCGGGTTTCATGTGTTGATCTCTACTACGATCATCGAAAACGGAATAGATATTCCTAACGTAAATACCATCATAATAGACAGGGCGGATATGTACGGAGTTTCACAGCTTTATCAGCTTAGAGGAAGAGTCGGCCGAAGCGGAAGAAAAGCCTATGCATATCTTTTTTATCCGCAAAACAAGGCTCTGTCGGAAATTGCGATGAAGAGACTTCAAGTTATAAGTGATTTTACCGAACTCGGAAGCGGCTTTAAGATTGCCATGAAAGACATGGAAATACGCGGAGCGGGAAATCTCTTAGGGCAGGATCAATCGGGAAATGTGTATTCCGTAGGTTTCGATCTGTATTTAAGACTTTTAAATGAAGCGGTACAGCGTCTTACTGCACAAAATTACGACGAACAGCCTGAAGTTCTTATGGAGCTTGAATATACGGGATTTATTCCCGATTCATACGTGCAGAATCCTCAAATAAAGATGGAAATTTATAAAAAAATCGCGTCCGTACAGGAAAAAAGCGAACTCGACAATACCTATTACGAACTTAACGACCGTTTCGGTCCGGTGCCGGAAGAAGTGAACAGTCTGTTGTCCTTAGCTGAAATAAGGATAATATGCAAAAAACTTGCCATAAGCTCAATAAAGGAACAAAGAGGCGTAGTTCAAATAACTCTTGACCAAGTTTCAAAAATTTCCGTAGATAAGGTTTTAAGGCTTATAAATTCCAGCGCCGGCAGGGTAAAATTGGATCCTGCCAGGCCGAACATAATTTTATTGTCTACAGGAAAGATAGGATTAAAAGAAAAAAGCGAATTTTTATGTGAGAAACTTAATCAGATTGTATGA
- a CDS encoding ABC transporter substrate-binding protein → MNNYFSLKDTVYEVTEKYPELIELFAANGFENLKNKVLRNLVARSISVETALKSKHIDTDAFEKRMIETIESGKSTVQSGPADSKKNASECDVKLMGVLPCPIRMQMLEKLDNWLETQKVGINYELQAASMGIDWLKEHVVKSKDASELADIYLSAGYGFFFDKELMGHYKDEGVFEDITGIEKLNSDFDNDYIDLKDPRRQYKIIGVVPAIFMVNTALLGDRPMPKSWADLLKPEFENTIAVPMKDLDLFNAILLGIYTKYGKEGLAALGRGVVSSMHPAQMVKNGGRKTSDTPIVTVMPYFFTWMAKEEGPMKTVWPEDGAIISPIFFLSKKSSKDRVKPVVDFLFSPSMGSVLSADGKFPSTHPTMDNHLSKDKKFMWPGWDFIHSNDIAKVLKEAEGIFNSGMGGM, encoded by the coding sequence ATGAATAACTATTTTTCATTAAAAGATACCGTATATGAGGTTACGGAAAAATACCCCGAACTCATTGAGCTTTTTGCAGCCAACGGCTTTGAAAATCTAAAAAACAAAGTCTTACGGAACCTTGTGGCAAGGTCAATATCGGTGGAAACGGCTCTAAAAAGCAAACATATCGATACCGATGCGTTTGAAAAACGTATGATAGAGACGATAGAATCGGGAAAAAGTACCGTGCAGAGCGGTCCTGCCGACAGTAAAAAAAACGCCTCTGAATGCGACGTTAAACTTATGGGAGTGCTTCCTTGCCCGATAAGGATGCAAATGCTTGAAAAGTTGGATAATTGGCTTGAAACACAAAAAGTCGGTATAAATTACGAATTGCAGGCCGCCAGCATGGGAATCGACTGGCTTAAAGAACATGTGGTAAAAAGCAAGGACGCAAGCGAACTCGCAGACATATATCTTTCAGCCGGTTACGGTTTCTTTTTCGATAAAGAACTCATGGGGCATTATAAGGACGAAGGCGTTTTTGAAGACATAACAGGTATAGAAAAACTTAATTCCGATTTTGACAACGATTATATCGACCTGAAGGATCCTCGCCGGCAATACAAGATAATCGGAGTCGTTCCGGCTATTTTTATGGTAAACACGGCTCTCTTGGGCGACAGGCCAATGCCTAAAAGCTGGGCGGATCTTTTAAAACCCGAATTTGAAAATACGATAGCCGTTCCGATGAAAGATTTGGATCTTTTTAACGCCATATTGCTAGGAATATATACAAAATACGGTAAAGAAGGGCTTGCCGCCCTTGGCAGGGGAGTTGTTTCATCCATGCATCCTGCGCAGATGGTAAAAAACGGCGGAAGAAAAACTTCGGACACGCCGATAGTTACCGTTATGCCGTATTTTTTTACATGGATGGCAAAGGAAGAAGGCCCGATGAAAACCGTATGGCCTGAAGACGGAGCTATAATAAGTCCTATCTTCTTTTTGTCAAAGAAGTCGTCAAAAGACAGGGTAAAACCCGTAGTCGACTTTCTTTTTTCGCCTTCTATGGGATCCGTACTTTCGGCGGACGGAAAATTTCCTTCTACGCATCCAACGATGGATAACCACCTTTCAAAAGACAAAAAATTCATGTGGCCCGGCTGGGATTTTATCCATTCAAACGACATCGCAAAAGTATTAAAAGAAGCGGAAGGAATTTTTAATAGCGGCATGGGAGGCATGTAA
- a CDS encoding GTP-binding protein produces the protein MNLIIFSGPPSSGKTSVILKIIDAFKNKGKKIGVVKFDCLYTDDDLLYEKAAVPVKKGLSGGLCPDHFFASNIEDVVLWGNKEKLDILITESAGLCNRCSPYLAEITGVCVIDNLSGINTPKKIGPMLKSADVVVITKGDIVSQAEREVFASRVSTVNPKATVMHVNGLSGQGAFELSAVLESNTVDIQTVRGMKLRFPMPSAMCSYCLGETRIGENYQLGNTRKMVWEDGQK, from the coding sequence ATGAATTTGATAATATTTTCAGGGCCGCCTTCGTCGGGAAAGACGTCCGTTATATTAAAAATCATCGACGCTTTTAAAAACAAGGGTAAAAAAATCGGCGTTGTAAAATTTGACTGTTTGTATACGGACGACGATCTCTTATATGAAAAAGCTGCCGTACCGGTAAAAAAAGGACTTTCAGGCGGATTGTGCCCCGATCATTTTTTTGCTTCCAATATCGAAGATGTCGTTTTATGGGGAAACAAAGAAAAACTTGACATTCTGATTACGGAATCGGCGGGACTTTGCAACCGTTGTTCTCCGTACCTTGCGGAAATCACGGGCGTTTGCGTCATTGACAATCTTTCAGGAATAAATACGCCTAAAAAGATCGGCCCCATGCTTAAATCGGCGGATGTGGTAGTGATCACTAAGGGCGACATAGTGTCTCAGGCTGAAAGGGAAGTATTCGCTTCAAGGGTAAGCACGGTAAATCCCAAGGCGACGGTAATGCATGTAAACGGTTTGAGCGGGCAGGGGGCTTTTGAATTGAGCGCCGTCTTGGAGAGCAATACGGTTGACATACAGACTGTACGCGGAATGAAGCTCCGTTTTCCTATGCCTTCGGCAATGTGCTCTTATTGTCTGGGTGAAACAAGGATAGGAGAAAACTATCAGCTTGGAAATACAAGAAAGATGGTTTGGGAGGACGGGCAAAAATGA